The following are encoded together in the Streptomyces sp. NBC_01717 genome:
- a CDS encoding DNA polymerase III subunit alpha gives MGGGVHLHVASGYSARYGASHPHDLVARAAERGITTLALTDRDTVTGIVRFAKAAMAAGVRPVFGVDVAVAPRSPAGSAARVRTPVRGGAHVAEAPLRVTLLAQDPSGWGYLCRIVSAVHANAAGGPPVVSWPVLQQHADRGLTILLGPAAEPIRALSAGRPDIAEQLLVPWRELAGASLRLEVLHWGLEGLGPGSLRLAAHTLGLADRLSIPTVLTNAVRYADPAQHRIADVLDAARLLRPINRRRLDCGERWLNGPAELAAAAEQICEAAGAGPGRAAKLLAETARTAEQCVIDPVADLGLGTPHFPEPTVVGAEPGAGGPMRLLRQRCEAGMVARGLDRDRRAVEQLDYELGIIGRLGFEAYFLAVAQVVADVRDMGIRVAARGSGAGSMVNHSLFVATANPLEHRLLFERFLSERRASLPDIDVDVESARRLEVYDRIFERFGSERVAVTGMPETWRARHALRDTGLALGLPPRTVDRIAKSFPHIRACDIRGALKELPELRQLAAEADSYGPLWELAEGLDALPRGIAMHPCGVILSNATLLDRLPVQPTPGGQYPMVQADKEDVEDLGLLKLDVLGVRMQSAMAHAVTEIRRTTGRQIDLDNPDHVPLDDQFAFALIQDSDTVGMFQLESPGQQDLVGRLQPRDPQDVIADISLFRPGPVQGGMPALYVAARHGAAPVYPHPDLEPVLSDTYGVTIWHEQIIDILAVMTGCDRALAEVARRALADEKRLPKLEVWFREEAGARGYSTKVLDEVWEIVASFGAYGFCRAHAVAFAVPALQSAWLKAHHPAALYAGLLEHDPGMWPLRVIVADARRHNVPVLPVDVNKSAPAHQVEQTDTGFGVRLSLSSVKGISEEQVARIAAGQPYNSLQDFWQRAHPALPITERLIQIGALNQLKGDQTRRDLLLQAAELHRHTRTRPSAGQLPIDDALITAGPSGLREMSSRETLDAELSVLKIDVSQHLMEHHHRLLREIGATDAKHLKAMHPGQQVLVAGVRASTQTPPIPSGKRVIFVTLEDGFGLVDIAFFEDSHEACAHTIFHNGLLLVRGTVEARGPRRTVVGHMVWDLEELAAARRDHGPEAVLDILGRREPAPTPAQPADTPARTLTNGTAGAKLHPYADLQPAGTRSADLTRLGHTSPGSAG, from the coding sequence ATGGGTGGTGGTGTGCATCTGCATGTCGCCAGCGGCTACTCCGCCCGCTACGGCGCTTCCCACCCGCACGACCTGGTCGCCCGTGCCGCCGAGCGCGGCATCACCACGCTCGCGCTGACCGATCGCGACACCGTCACGGGCATCGTCCGCTTCGCGAAAGCCGCCATGGCGGCGGGCGTACGGCCGGTTTTCGGCGTCGACGTCGCGGTCGCGCCGCGCAGCCCGGCCGGCAGCGCCGCCAGGGTGCGGACACCGGTGCGCGGTGGCGCGCATGTGGCCGAGGCGCCGCTGAGAGTCACGCTCCTCGCCCAGGACCCGTCCGGGTGGGGTTATCTGTGCCGGATCGTGTCGGCCGTCCACGCGAACGCCGCCGGCGGCCCGCCGGTCGTGTCCTGGCCAGTACTCCAGCAGCACGCAGACCGGGGCCTCACGATCCTGCTCGGGCCCGCGGCGGAGCCGATCCGGGCGTTGTCGGCCGGGCGGCCGGACATTGCCGAGCAACTCCTGGTGCCGTGGCGGGAGCTTGCGGGGGCGAGCCTGCGTCTGGAGGTCCTTCACTGGGGGCTGGAAGGCCTCGGACCTGGCTCGTTGCGGCTCGCCGCCCACACCCTCGGGCTGGCCGACCGGCTTTCCATCCCCACGGTGCTGACGAACGCGGTGCGCTACGCGGACCCCGCTCAGCACCGGATCGCGGACGTCCTGGACGCAGCCCGGCTGCTGCGCCCGATCAACCGCCGGCGATTGGACTGTGGTGAGCGGTGGTTGAACGGCCCGGCCGAGCTGGCGGCTGCGGCGGAGCAGATCTGTGAGGCCGCCGGTGCCGGCCCGGGCCGCGCGGCGAAGTTGCTCGCCGAGACCGCACGGACCGCTGAACAGTGTGTGATCGATCCGGTCGCCGATCTCGGGCTCGGTACCCCGCATTTTCCCGAGCCGACCGTGGTCGGCGCTGAGCCCGGTGCGGGTGGGCCGATGCGGCTGCTGAGGCAGCGGTGCGAGGCCGGGATGGTTGCCCGCGGTCTGGACCGTGACCGGCGGGCGGTCGAGCAGCTCGACTATGAGCTCGGCATCATCGGCCGGCTCGGTTTCGAGGCCTACTTCCTCGCGGTTGCTCAAGTGGTTGCCGACGTACGTGATATGGGGATCCGGGTCGCCGCCCGCGGTTCCGGCGCCGGTTCCATGGTCAATCACTCCTTGTTCGTGGCTACAGCGAACCCTTTGGAGCACCGGTTGTTGTTCGAGCGGTTCCTGTCGGAGCGTCGGGCCTCGTTGCCGGATATCGACGTCGATGTGGAGTCCGCTCGTCGTCTGGAGGTGTACGACCGGATCTTCGAGCGGTTCGGCTCGGAGCGGGTCGCGGTGACGGGGATGCCGGAGACCTGGCGGGCGCGTCACGCGCTTCGTGACACCGGTCTTGCCCTTGGTCTGCCGCCGCGGACGGTCGACCGGATCGCGAAGTCCTTCCCGCACATCCGGGCCTGCGACATCCGCGGAGCGCTCAAGGAGCTCCCCGAGCTGCGGCAGCTCGCCGCCGAGGCTGATTCGTACGGTCCGTTGTGGGAGCTCGCCGAAGGGCTCGACGCGCTGCCGCGTGGGATCGCGATGCACCCGTGCGGTGTGATCCTGTCGAACGCGACCTTGCTGGACCGGCTGCCGGTGCAGCCGACGCCGGGCGGGCAGTACCCGATGGTCCAGGCCGACAAGGAGGACGTCGAGGACCTCGGCCTGCTCAAGCTCGATGTTCTCGGGGTGCGGATGCAGTCGGCGATGGCGCACGCCGTCACCGAGATTCGCCGCACGACCGGGCGGCAGATCGACCTCGACAACCCTGACCACGTGCCGCTGGACGACCAGTTCGCCTTCGCTTTGATCCAGGACTCGGACACCGTGGGGATGTTCCAGCTCGAGTCGCCCGGTCAGCAGGACCTGGTCGGTAGGCTCCAGCCCCGCGACCCGCAGGACGTCATCGCCGACATCTCCCTGTTCCGGCCGGGCCCAGTGCAGGGCGGGATGCCCGCGCTCTACGTCGCCGCCCGGCACGGCGCCGCCCCCGTCTATCCGCACCCCGATCTCGAACCCGTGCTGAGCGATACGTACGGGGTGACGATCTGGCACGAGCAGATCATCGACATCCTGGCCGTGATGACCGGTTGCGACCGTGCCCTGGCCGAGGTCGCCCGCCGCGCTCTCGCCGACGAGAAGCGCCTACCCAAGCTCGAAGTGTGGTTCCGGGAGGAGGCCGGCGCCCGCGGCTACAGTACGAAGGTCCTAGACGAGGTGTGGGAGATCGTCGCCTCGTTCGGCGCATACGGCTTCTGCCGCGCCCACGCCGTCGCCTTCGCCGTCCCCGCCCTCCAGTCGGCCTGGCTCAAAGCCCACCATCCGGCCGCGCTGTATGCGGGGCTGCTGGAGCACGACCCCGGCATGTGGCCGCTGCGTGTGATCGTCGCCGACGCCCGCCGCCACAACGTGCCCGTGCTGCCCGTCGACGTGAACAAATCCGCGCCCGCCCACCAGGTCGAGCAGACCGACACAGGCTTCGGCGTACGGCTCTCGCTGTCCTCTGTGAAGGGCATCAGCGAGGAGCAGGTTGCCCGGATTGCTGCCGGTCAGCCCTACAACTCCCTGCAGGACTTCTGGCAGCGGGCCCACCCGGCGCTGCCGATCACCGAACGCCTGATCCAGATCGGCGCGCTCAACCAGCTCAAGGGCGACCAGACGCGGCGCGATCTGCTGCTCCAGGCCGCCGAGCTCCACCGGCACACTCGTACCCGTCCCAGTGCCGGACAGCTCCCGATCGATGACGCCCTCATCACCGCCGGGCCGTCCGGGCTGCGGGAGATGAGCAGCCGCGAGACTCTCGACGCCGAACTCAGCGTGCTGAAGATCGACGTCTCCCAGCACCTCATGGAGCACCACCACCGGTTGCTGCGGGAGATCGGTGCCACCGATGCCAAGCACCTCAAGGCGATGCACCCCGGGCAGCAGGTCCTGGTCGCCGGGGTTCGCGCTTCCACTCAGACGCCGCCCATCCCGTCCGGCAAGCGCGTCATCTTCGTCACCCTCGAAGACGGCTTCGGACTGGTCGACATCGCGTTTTTCGAGGACTCCCACGAGGCGTG